One Pontibacillus yanchengensis DNA window includes the following coding sequences:
- a CDS encoding GNAT family N-acetyltransferase: protein MSYHEVSIRPMSPTDFLLMTKWLQDEEVLQFYGNPNDPYSYERILEKYSPRLNGEVNVPPFIVEKDTDPIGFMQSYPVKKEDAEAWGLPENKTYVGIDQFIGEPRLWGKGIGTQMVKRFVVDIMIQKNPDGIVLDPEVYNTRAIKCYEKCGFEKVCKIENGSKWLLAYWKSSQ from the coding sequence ATGTCCTATCACGAAGTATCCATACGCCCAATGTCTCCGACAGATTTCTTGTTAATGACCAAGTGGCTTCAAGACGAAGAAGTACTTCAATTCTACGGAAATCCTAATGATCCATACTCGTATGAACGCATACTAGAAAAATATAGCCCACGATTGAATGGTGAAGTAAATGTACCTCCATTTATTGTTGAAAAAGATACTGATCCAATCGGTTTTATGCAATCCTACCCTGTAAAAAAAGAAGATGCAGAAGCATGGGGACTACCTGAGAATAAAACTTATGTTGGCATCGATCAATTTATTGGCGAACCTAGATTATGGGGGAAAGGTATTGGAACACAAATGGTCAAACGCTTCGTAGTTGACATAATGATCCAAAAAAATCCTGATGGAATTGTACTAGATCCTGAAGTTTATAATACCCGTGCCATAAAGTGCTATGAAAAATGTGGATTTGAAAAAGTCTGCAAAATTGAGAACGGCAGTAAATGGTTACTTGCGTATTGGAAGTCATCTCAATAG